AGATATTCTACCCCAATATGGATCAATCGCGCCTTTGCCCGAGATATGGCCCTCGTCCGCCCTCGACCATACAGATCCGTTTCTTCCACCCCTTCCTCGGTTGCTATCTTCTTTGCAACATCAGTAATCCCCACCCCTTTCCTTTTAAGTTCATACTCCAACTCAGTTTTCTTTTCCGACAGCCTTAAAACGTCGTTGACAAAATCTCCCGACCCCAAAATCCGGGAATCGTAGGCTTCCCGGGCACCGCTCTGCCTATTTGACAGAACCGCTCGAATTCCCCCTTGACTCCGAATCAGACCACCCCCCATCAAATCGGGGCGGGCCCCTTGGTTTTCCCCTTCCATCATGAATCGGATGTAACCTTTGATCCCCGACGAGGAATCCTTAGAGAATAGCGACAAGACCTCTTCCCTATTTTGCCAAGAGCATGGCTTCTTGCCCAACAACACAGAATGACCCGTGTAAGGGAACACTGATAGTTCCTGCATGTTTTTGACTATTTTCGCCCGATAGGGGTTTAAATGAATGTACCGAACAAGCTCAAGGAGATACGAATTTTCCTCACAGACTACCGATTTATATCGATTTTGAAAAAAATGTCCGGCCCGCTTATGTCTGTGATTAAACGAGACGGCGTAACCCGTCATCAGCCGCTTCATAAATGGGAAGATCCCCTGCGCCCCCGAGCGAATCAAGAGATGAAAGTGGTTTGGCATGAGAGCCCATGCGAAGATCTGACAGGGGTATAGCGAATGGTTGATTTCGATGCGGGACAAAAAATCCACGTAATCGGTCAATGAGTAAAAAATCGACCGCCGTTCGATACCCCGAGCGATCACGTGGTGAAGGAGTCCGGGGGAATCAAGGCGTGCTTGG
Above is a genomic segment from Elusimicrobiota bacterium containing:
- a CDS encoding transposase; the encoded protein is MPRQARLDSPGLLHHVIARGIERRSIFYSLTDYVDFLSRIEINHSLYPCQIFAWALMPNHFHLLIRSGAQGIFPFMKRLMTGYAVSFNHRHKRAGHFFQNRYKSVVCEENSYLLELVRYIHLNPYRAKIVKNMQELSVFPYTGHSVLLGKKPCSWQNREEVLSLFSKDSSSGIKGYIRFMMEGENQGARPDLMGGGLIRSQGGIRAVLSNRQSGAREAYDSRILGSGDFVNDVLRLSEKKTELEYELKRKGVGITDVAKKIATEEGVEETDLYGRGRTRAISRAKARLIHIGVEYLGRTNREMALLTRMSDPSASDARRKGADLFRGKDIRPWLIPN